The genomic region CCTGGGTGACGGTCAAGACCGGCCTGTTCGGCACGTCCGAATCCTTTGTCCCGCTCCAAGGGGCCCGTATTGAAGGCGACGACATCGTGGTTCCCTACACCAAGGACCAGGTGAAAGACGCGCCCAGGGTGGAAACGGACGGCCATCTCGAACCCTCGGAAGAGGACCGGCTCTTCAGCCACTACGGCCTCGGCGGCCACCAGGGGTACACGGAAACGGGCACCCGCGGAGATGCGGGGTATGCCGATACAGGCAATGCCGCGTACAGCGACACCCGGACCGGAACGGCCGACGCCACCGGGACGGTTGGACGCGACACGTCCGGTCCCACTACTGATGACGCTATGACCCGGTCCGAGGAGCGCCTGAACGTCGGCACGGAAAGGCAGGCCGCCGGGCGGGCCAGGCTTCGCAAGTACGTGACCACCGAGAACGTCACCACAACCGTCCCGGTCCAGCGCGAGGAAGTCCGGATCGAGCGCGAACCCATTACGGACGCAAACCGGGGTGCCGCTTTGTCCGGCCCGGACATCAGCGAGGAGGAACATGAGGTCACGCTGCATGAGGAGCGTCCCGTCGTCGAGAAGGAAACCGTCCCGGTTGAGCGGGTCCGTCTCGACAAGGAAACTGTGACCGACGAGGTGACCGTCGATGAGGAAGTCCGGAAGGAACGCATCGACACCGACGGCATCGACGACGTGCGCCGGTAGCAGGAGTTGGTGAAGGCCAGGGCCGGATGCCGGCCTTGGCCTTCACGCTCTGCCGGGGCTGATCCCGGAGGGTAGCGGTATGCCTGCCTACGGCAGGTCGATATTCGTGAGCTCTAACCGTTTGCCGCTGGCTTCCTCAACAAGGACCATCGAGCTCACCTGCGGGCAGTAATACTTGTGCTCGCGCGAGTTGGACTCCAGCGGTGTCCAGTCGTCCACCTTGACGCAGTCGGTGTAGGTGCCCATTTTCGTCGTGACGGTCTGGCCCGTGGCGATGGTGTCCCGCATGTCCTCGGCGTGGCCCAGGTAATACTCCTGCCGGTAGGTGTCGCCCACGCGCTGTTCTGCCTTCATCCAGATGCCGGCCTTTGCCCCGTCCTGGCCGTGGATAAAGCTGCCGGAATGATCCTGCAGCTTCCCGTCCTTGAAGTTATTCACGTCCTCGCCGAAGTACCACACATCGCCGTTCTTGTGCTGCGCCAGGTAGTCCCTGGTCTCCTCGACGAGCTGCCCGTTCTTGAATTCCTTGTCCAGGTAGATGACGGTTTCGACGCCCTCAATGACCCGCGTCTCCTTTAGGATCTCGATT from Arthrobacter globiformis harbors:
- a CDS encoding PRC and DUF2382 domain-containing protein, whose protein sequence is MLTRENIDDLLQRNGNVLSEDGNKIGSVGQVYADDNDGQPTWVTVKTGLFGTSESFVPLQGARIEGDDIVVPYTKDQVKDAPRVETDGHLEPSEEDRLFSHYGLGGHQGYTETGTRGDAGYADTGNAAYSDTRTGTADATGTVGRDTSGPTTDDAMTRSEERLNVGTERQAAGRARLRKYVTTENVTTTVPVQREEVRIEREPITDANRGAALSGPDISEEEHEVTLHEERPVVEKETVPVERVRLDKETVTDEVTVDEEVRKERIDTDGIDDVRR